In one window of Acidovorax sp. HDW3 DNA:
- a CDS encoding VirB3 family type IV secretion system protein, protein MNLPHSLPPGFEVPLHRSLTEPILLGGAPRTVAIANGTLAAAVGLGLQLWVPGLVLWIAGHTLAVWGARMDPQFMPVFARHIKQRPLLDV, encoded by the coding sequence ATGAACCTGCCCCACAGCCTGCCGCCGGGTTTCGAGGTGCCGCTGCACCGGTCGCTGACCGAGCCCATCCTGCTGGGCGGCGCGCCACGCACCGTGGCCATCGCCAATGGCACATTGGCCGCTGCCGTCGGCCTGGGCCTGCAGTTGTGGGTTCCGGGCCTGGTGCTCTGGATTGCGGGGCACACGCTGGCGGTCTGGGGCGCGCGCATGGACCCGCAGTTCATGCCGGTGTTCGCGCGTCACATCAAGCAGCGTCCGCTGCTGGACGTGTAA
- a CDS encoding TrbC/VirB2 family protein, with the protein MTHPRLSVHPCLRAAALAALLLALTVPAQAAGSSMPWEAPLQSILESIQGPVARIIAVIIIIATGLTLAFGDTSGGFRRLIQIVFGLSIAFAASSFFLSFFSFSGGAVLA; encoded by the coding sequence ATGACGCATCCACGTCTTTCTGTACATCCGTGCCTGCGGGCGGCGGCCCTGGCTGCCCTGCTGCTGGCCCTCACGGTTCCGGCGCAGGCCGCCGGCTCCAGCATGCCCTGGGAGGCGCCGCTGCAGTCCATCCTGGAATCCATCCAGGGTCCGGTGGCGCGCATCATCGCGGTGATCATCATCATCGCCACCGGGCTCACGCTGGCCTTTGGCGACACCTCGGGTGGTTTTCGGCGGCTGATCCAGATCGTGTTCGGGCTGTCGATTGCGTTTGCGGCGTCGAGCTTCTTCCTGTCCTTCTTCTCGTTCTCGGGCGGGGCGGTGCTGGCATGA